A single region of the Silene latifolia isolate original U9 population chromosome 8, ASM4854445v1, whole genome shotgun sequence genome encodes:
- the LOC141595535 gene encoding uncharacterized protein LOC141595535 — MLSRVPGLPPLLEKAALDSYADSPFVDAISVTAIPKGFTNPNMPFLDGTTNPFDHISQYKQKMMTVTAVGHVKEACMCKGFGSTLSGPTLRWFVSLPNRSIYTFAELLNAFTQQFASSQKPKKHARDLYIIVLGAGETIGEYNTRFNNEKMAVRECDVLTTVEVFRRGLHLDSDLYKQLTMHPFAWLQSCTRKGSCRNQIGSRHPSQSQPT, encoded by the coding sequence atgctgagcagggtcccagggtTGCCACCTCTACTCGAGAAGGCAGCACTCGACAGTTATGCCGATTCACCATTTGTGGATGCCATATCCGTTACCGCCAtaccaaagggattcacaaatccaaatatgcctttCCTTGACGGCACGACAAATCCTTTtgaccatataagccagtacaagcagaagatgatgactgTGACAGCTGTAGGGCATGTAAAAGAAgcatgcatgtgcaaaggatttggatcgACATTGTCAGGTCCAACACTCCGATGGTTTGTGAGCTTACCCAACCGATCAATTTATACATTTGCTGAACTATTAAATGCATTCACCCAGCAATTCGCAAGCAGCCAGAAGCCAAAAAAGCATGCAAGAGACCTATACATAATCGTTCTGGGAGCAGGAGaaaccattggagaatacaacacCAGATTCAACAATGAAAAGATGGCAGTACGGGAATGTGATGTTTTGACTACAGTAGAGGTTTTCAGGAGGGGCCTTCACCTTGATTCCGACCtgtacaagcagctaactatgcatcctTTCGCATGGCTTCAAAGCTGTACAAGAAAAGGCAGTTGCCGCAATCAGATTGGAAGTAgacatcctagccagagccaaCCTACCTAA